Proteins encoded within one genomic window of Cucumis sativus cultivar 9930 chromosome 3, Cucumber_9930_V3, whole genome shotgun sequence:
- the LOC101220010 gene encoding light-mediated development protein DET1 isoform X3: MYRNNNVAKRIFHRQIATPPPGTTSHCVRRFYENIVPNHTVYDVECPDHSFRKFTVDGQYLITFSRNYRDLIVYRPKWLSFSYKGDEIDTFQELPSTAQKFESFFNLIYSVSLASCNELICKDFFLYMESNRFGLFATSTAQIQDAPAVGGAVPGVPSIEKITFHLLRLEDGEILDVKVFVNDFVNLVHNPGVFLYDDLLSIVSLRYQIVHILQIRDSGHLVDVRAIGAFCRDDDELFLHSSSQCVGVPERSRLVSGNVENGYHHNPPNTDNFFLSGLKQRLLSFIFRRIWNEETDHRLRVQCLTKSFYFHFQDYVDLIIWKVQFLDRQHLLLKLGSVDGGVSRMADHHRAFFAVYDMETTEIVAFYQNSADDLYLLFERFCNHFHAASRNSLCMNFISSHSNNIHAQEQLRSLKNKAVSYSQIDSTLTVCEEDAGIFTIQLPITEPISIL; this comes from the exons ATGTATAGAAACAACAATGTGGCTAAGAGGATCTTTCATCGCCAAATCGCCACTCCTCCTCCTGGAACCACT TCTCATTGTGTTAGGCGATTCTACGAGAACATAGTTCCGAATCATACTGTTTATGACGTTGAATGTCCGGACCATTCCTTTCGCAAGTTCACGGTTGACGGTCAATACCTAATTACATTCAGCAGGAATTATCGCGATTTGATTGTTTACCGTCCGAAATGGCTTTCGTTTTCTTACAAAGGAGATGAAATCGATACGTTTCAGGAACTACCTTCCACTGCTCAGAAGTTTGAGAGTTTCTTCAACTTGATTTATTCCGTCTCCCTTGCCTCTTGCAATGAGCTTATATGTAAggatttctttctttacatGGAGAGTAACCGATTTGGTCTTTTTGCTACTTCTACTGCTCAAATCCAAGACGCTCCGGCCGTCGGCGGTGCTGTTCCGGGAGTTCCTTCTATAGAGAAAATTACGTTTCACTTACTTAG ATTGGAGGATGGAGAAATTCTTGACGTGAAGGTGTTCGTCAATGATTTTGTGAATTTGGTTCACAATCCGGGCGTCTTCCTCTACGATGATCTGTTGTCTATTGTGTCGCTACGCTACCAGATTGTACACATTCTTCAAATTAGGGATTCCGGCCACCTTGTTGATGTGAGAGCTATTGGCGCTTTTTGTCGTGACGATGATGAACTTTTTCTCCATTCAAGCTCTCAG TGTGTGGGGGTACCTGAAAGAAGCAGATTGGTTTCGGGTAATGTTGAGAATGGTTACCATCATAACCCGCCCAACACTGACAATTTTTTTCTGAGTGGTCTCAAACAACGCTTGCTGTCGTTTATATTCCGCAGAATATGGAATGAAGAAACAGACCATCGCTTG AGGGTTCAGTGTTTGACGAAGAGTTtctactttcattttcaagattATGTCGACTTGATTATTTGGAAG GTACAATTCTTGGACCGGCAACACTTGCTGCTCAAGCTTGGGAGTGTAGATGGAGGG GTTTCGCGGATGGCTGATCACCACCGGGCATTTTTTGCTGTATATGACATGGAGACCACTGAAATTGTTGCTTTTTATCAG AATTCAGCAGACGACCTTTACCTTCTATTCGAGCGTTTTTGTAATCACTTCCACGCAGCATCAAGAAACTCACTGTGCATGAATTTCATATCCTCACACTCCAACAACATTCATGCTCAAGAACAACTAAGAAGCTTGAAAAATAAAGCAGTCAGCTATTCACAG